Proteins from a genomic interval of candidate division KSB1 bacterium:
- a CDS encoding ATP-dependent endonuclease codes for MILESIRIRNFRSILDETLDFESLTALVGSNGSGKSSFLRGLHLFYEPSPRIEIEDFYNRDTTTEIIITITFRDLSPEAKAQFSSYMQGDKLTVERVFVWDDGKVTWKYHGSTLQNPAFQEIRDALAIKDRGKTAKKAYERVRAQKDFSSLPQWSTLGAVSDSLKQWEAEHPDYCTRQRDDGQFFGFKEVAQGYLGRFTRFLFIPAVRDASDDSAEGRGSVLTELMDLVVRNALSANTDLENFKKEIQERYSEIIDPASRTELITLADRMTRTLKTFVPDSDVRVDLQWLPSPQINIPLPQADVKIIEDGYSSAVSRTGHGLQRAFILTILQHLALAQSRLTVETTSEGQNQTKQEGSLPNLVLAIEEPELYQHPNRQRHLAKILSQLASGKIPGVAERTQVVYSTHSPLFVGIDRIDQIRLLRKTSHVPDKPKVTRVISTNLDKVAETIWEADGKPSQRYTGETLLPRLQTIMTPWMNEGFFAEVVVLVEGEDDRAAILGVAAAMGYDLENNGISVIPCLGKSSLDRPATLFRHLGIPVYVIWDSDKGKKESKPEDNHRLLRLMGQPVEDWPCQVSEQFACFECDLERTLQNEIGNAEFEQWLQECQESFCILEKNMPSRIPLLLLRLSE; via the coding sequence GTGATCCTTGAATCTATCCGCATAAGAAACTTTCGCTCCATACTCGATGAAACGTTGGACTTCGAGAGTCTTACTGCACTTGTTGGCTCTAATGGCTCTGGGAAATCCTCATTTCTCAGAGGGCTACACCTTTTTTATGAGCCATCTCCAAGAATCGAGATAGAGGATTTCTACAATAGAGACACGACAACAGAAATCATAATAACCATCACATTCAGAGATTTGTCCCCGGAAGCCAAAGCGCAATTCTCAAGTTATATGCAAGGCGACAAACTGACAGTTGAGCGAGTGTTTGTCTGGGATGATGGGAAGGTCACCTGGAAGTACCATGGATCCACATTGCAAAATCCAGCATTTCAAGAAATTCGTGACGCACTGGCTATTAAGGACAGAGGTAAGACTGCTAAGAAGGCTTATGAGAGGGTTCGAGCACAGAAAGATTTTAGTTCTCTTCCGCAGTGGTCAACCCTTGGAGCAGTGTCAGACAGTCTAAAGCAATGGGAAGCAGAACATCCTGACTACTGTACAAGGCAAAGAGATGACGGCCAGTTCTTTGGTTTCAAAGAGGTTGCTCAGGGATATCTGGGTAGGTTTACTCGCTTCCTATTCATACCAGCAGTTCGTGATGCGTCCGATGATAGTGCCGAGGGGCGAGGTTCTGTTCTCACAGAGCTAATGGATTTAGTTGTTCGCAATGCTTTGTCTGCTAATACCGATTTAGAGAATTTCAAGAAGGAGATTCAAGAACGCTACAGCGAGATCATAGACCCAGCAAGCCGAACCGAGTTAATCACTCTGGCAGACAGAATGACAAGAACTCTGAAGACGTTCGTACCAGATTCTGATGTCAGAGTAGATTTGCAGTGGCTTCCATCGCCTCAAATCAACATTCCTTTACCACAGGCAGACGTGAAAATCATTGAAGATGGTTATTCTTCCGCTGTTTCTCGAACGGGACATGGCTTGCAAAGAGCGTTTATCCTGACCATACTGCAACACCTTGCTCTAGCCCAGAGTAGATTGACTGTTGAGACAACTTCAGAGGGGCAGAATCAAACCAAACAGGAAGGAAGCTTACCTAATCTTGTGCTTGCGATTGAGGAACCAGAGCTGTATCAGCACCCCAACCGCCAGCGACACCTTGCAAAGATCTTGTCTCAGCTTGCTTCGGGCAAAATACCCGGTGTTGCAGAGAGAACCCAAGTTGTCTACTCCACGCATTCCCCTCTATTCGTAGGCATTGATCGTATTGATCAAATACGGTTACTTCGTAAGACCTCTCATGTGCCAGATAAGCCCAAAGTCACAAGGGTCATCAGCACAAATCTGGACAAAGTGGCAGAAACCATATGGGAAGCAGATGGTAAACCCTCTCAACGATATACAGGTGAGACCTTGTTGCCTCGCCTTCAAACCATTATGACACCCTGGATGAATGAGGGCTTTTTTGCTGAAGTCGTTGTACTTGTGGAAGGTGAAGATGATCGAGCAGCCATTCTTGGAGTTGCCGCTGCTATGGGATATGATTTGGAGAATAACGGCATCTCGGTGATTCCTTGCCTCGGCAAGAGTAGCTTGGACCGCCCCGCGACGTTATTTCGCCACTTGGGTATCCCTGTCTATGTGATATGGGACAGTGACAAAGGCAAGAAGGAATCCAAACCAGAGGACAATCATCGCTTACTCAGGCTTATGGGGCAACCTGTGGAAGATTGGCCCTGCCAAGTTAGTGAGCAATTCGCCTGTTTTGAGTGCGATTTGGAACGTACTCTGCAGAATGAAATCGGAAATGCTGAATTTGAGCAATGGCTTCAAGAATGTCAAGAGAGCTTCTGTATTCTTGAAAAAAACATGCCATCAAGAATCCCGTTGTTGTTACTGAGGTTATCCGAATAG